A genomic window from Silurus meridionalis isolate SWU-2019-XX chromosome 21, ASM1480568v1, whole genome shotgun sequence includes:
- the srsf10a gene encoding serine/arginine-rich splicing factor 10 isoform X1, with translation MARYLRPPNTSLFIRNISDESRPEDLRREFGRYGPIVDVYIPVDFYSRRPRGFAYIQFEDVRDAEDALHNLDRKWVCGRQIEIQFAQGDRKTPTQMRTKERHSPRSFSRYDDYERDGRYRRSRSRSYDRRRSRSQSYERRPRRSDSPRDSRYGRHRRSRSRDNDRSRHGRDHGRGHRGAPSHSRSGSRSPSPDTRIKMKSRKSRSGSRSPRPAACDDAPQSSGAREDEDTRARSASRSCSRSVSRSRSRSRSWAGRKSGGH, from the exons ATGGCGCGGTACCTGAGACCACCAAATACTTCTCTTTTCATCAGGAATATTTCCGATGAAAGCAG GCCAGAGGATTTGCGTCGCGAGTTCGGTCGTTACGGCCCTATTGTAGATGTCTACATTCCCGTTGACTTCTATTCCCGTCGGCCAAGAGGATTTGCATACATTCA GTTCGAGGACGTCCGTGACGCCGAAGATGCTCTCCACAACCTTGACCGGAAATGGGTCTGCGGACGGCAGATCGAAATTCAGTTTGCCCAAGGAGACCGAAAAA CCCCGACTCAAATGAGGACGAAAGAACGCCATTCTCCTCGCAGCTTCTCCAGATACGACGATTACGAGCGCGATGGGCGTTACCGACGTTCCCGGAGTCGCAGCTACGACAGACGCCGCTCACGCAGCCAGTCGTACGAGCGCAGACCTCGTCGTTCTGATAGTCCCAGAGA CTCTCGTTATGGCAGACACAGGCGAAGCCGAAGCCGTGACAATGACag GTCGAGGCACGGGCGAGATCACGGCCGAGGGCACCGGGGCGCTCCGTCTCACAGCCGCTCGGGTTCACGCTCCCCCTCTCCCGACACCAGGATCAAGATGAAAAGCAGGAAGTCGCGTTCAGGGTCTCGTTCTCCCCGTCCAGCTGCATGCGATGACGCTCCACAGTCCAGCGGCGCACGAGAGGATGAAGACACCCGCGCCCGATCGGCATCTCGTTCCTGCTCTCGCTCGGTCTCGCGCTCGCGTTCACGCTCCAGATCCTGGGCAGGACGCAAATCCGGAGGCCATTAG
- the srsf10a gene encoding serine/arginine-rich splicing factor 10 isoform X2, giving the protein MESLNSISTFEDVRDAEDALHNLDRKWVCGRQIEIQFAQGDRKTPTQMRTKERHSPRSFSRYDDYERDGRYRRSRSRSYDRRRSRSQSYERRPRRSDSPRDSRYGRHRRSRSRDNDRSRHGRDHGRGHRGAPSHSRSGSRSPSPDTRIKMKSRKSRSGSRSPRPAACDDAPQSSGAREDEDTRARSASRSCSRSVSRSRSRSRSWAGRKSGGH; this is encoded by the exons ATGGAAAGCCTTAACAGCATTAGCACGTTCGAGGACGTCCGTGACGCCGAAGATGCTCTCCACAACCTTGACCGGAAATGGGTCTGCGGACGGCAGATCGAAATTCAGTTTGCCCAAGGAGACCGAAAAA CCCCGACTCAAATGAGGACGAAAGAACGCCATTCTCCTCGCAGCTTCTCCAGATACGACGATTACGAGCGCGATGGGCGTTACCGACGTTCCCGGAGTCGCAGCTACGACAGACGCCGCTCACGCAGCCAGTCGTACGAGCGCAGACCTCGTCGTTCTGATAGTCCCAGAGA CTCTCGTTATGGCAGACACAGGCGAAGCCGAAGCCGTGACAATGACag GTCGAGGCACGGGCGAGATCACGGCCGAGGGCACCGGGGCGCTCCGTCTCACAGCCGCTCGGGTTCACGCTCCCCCTCTCCCGACACCAGGATCAAGATGAAAAGCAGGAAGTCGCGTTCAGGGTCTCGTTCTCCCCGTCCAGCTGCATGCGATGACGCTCCACAGTCCAGCGGCGCACGAGAGGATGAAGACACCCGCGCCCGATCGGCATCTCGTTCCTGCTCTCGCTCGGTCTCGCGCTCGCGTTCACGCTCCAGATCCTGGGCAGGACGCAAATCCGGAGGCCATTAG
- the fabp10a gene encoding fatty acid-binding protein 10-A, liver basic, translating to MAFSGTWQVYAQENYEEFLRAISLPEDVIKMAKDIKPVTEIQQTGNDFVITAKTPGKTVTNSFTIGKEADITTMGGNKLKCVVKMEGGKLICESEKFSHRQEIKGGEMIETLTVGGTTMVRKSKKM from the exons ATGGCTTTCAGTGGAACGTGGCAGGTTTATGCTCAGGAAAACTACGAGGAGTTCCTCAGGGCCATAT CACTACCTGAAGATGTCATCAAGATGGCCAAAGATATTAAACCTGTCACGGAGATCCAACAGACAGGCAATGACTTTGTCATCACTGCAAAGACCCCTGGGAAAACAGTTACTAACTCCTTCACTATCGGCAAGGAAGCCGATATCACCACCATGGGCGGAAATAAGCTCAAG TGTGTTGTGAAGATGGAGggaggaaagctcatctgtgAGTCTGAGAAGTTCTCACACAGGCAGGAGATCAAGGGTGGAGAGATgatcgag ACTTTGACTGTAGGAGGAACCACCATGGTCAGGAAAAGTAAAAAGATGTGA